The proteins below come from a single Drosophila suzukii chromosome X, CBGP_Dsuzu_IsoJpt1.0, whole genome shotgun sequence genomic window:
- the Tyler gene encoding solute carrier family 25 protein Shawn isoform X2 yields the protein MPPQLDCQNVSADEEDRKRLEYKEMDPLRLTTLILSADPRYRIKPMQQVVSALIGGLITTFVVTPLEVVKTRVQTQHAIRQRPTVSKLCYVFHNGLMTHVCRSSDICFPKPGRDPRDLRPLRGSMDAFVKIVCTSGLSGLWAGLSPTLVSALPSTIIYFVTYEYLKNSLSQIYLDSQLPKLEESGAVDQVPGGDGGDPLDMATRSRNVSATAPVSNVPLPYYVPMASGICSRTIVVTAITPIEMVRIKMQSEYMTYSELWRVLRSLIRQHGMMGLWRGWPPTVMRDAPFSGTYWAAYEAMKRAFGVAEPSFLFSFFTGAVSGAVGGHLCDNALRPDYHPHAD from the exons atgccGCCGCAGCTGGATTGCCAAAATGTAAGTGCCGACGAGGAGGACAGGAAACGATTGGAGTACAAGGAGATGGATCCGCTGCGGCTGACAACACTGATCCTGAGCGCGGATCCGCGGTACCGCATCAAGCCAATGCAACAGGTGGTGTCCGCACTCATCGGCGGTCTCATCACGACGTTTGTGG TGACGCCACTGGAGGTGGTGAAGACCCGGGTGCAGACCCAGCACGCGATCCGCCAGCGACCGACTGTCTCCAAGCTCTGCTACGTCTTCCACAACGGCCTGATGACCCACGTGTGCCGCTCCAGCGACATTTGCTTCCCGAAACCGGGCCGGGACCCCCGAGATCTTCGACCCCTGCGCGGCTCCATG GACGCGTTTGTCAAGATTGTTTGCACCAGCGGTCTCAGCGGCCTGTGGGCAGGCCTCAGTCCCACTTTAGTTTCAGCCCTGCCATCCACGATCATCTACTTTGTGACCTATGAGTACCTCAAGAACTCCCTGTCCCAGATCTACTTGGATTCGCAATTGCCCAAGCTTGAGGAATCCGGCGCGGTGGACCAAGTGCCCGGCGGGGATGGTGGGGATCCCCTAGACATGGCCACCAGGAGTCGAAATGTAAGCGCCACAGCGCCGGTGTCCAATGTACCGCTTCCATATTATGTGCCCATGGCCTCGGGCATCTGCTCGCGCACCATTGTGGTCACAGCCATCACGCCCATCGAGATGGTGCGCATCAAGATGCAGTCGGAGTACATGACCTACTCGGAGCTGTGGCGCGTGCTGCGCTCGCTGATCCGCCAGCACGGGATGATGGGTCTGTGGCGGGGCTGGCCGCCCACCGTTATGCGGGACGCCCCCTTCTCTGGCACCTACTGGGCGGCCTACGAGGCGATGAAGCGGGCCTTCGGCGTGGCGGAGCCCTCTTTCCTCTTTAGCTTCTTCACGGGCGCCGTCTCCGGAGCGGTGG GTGGCCACCTTTGTGACAATGCCCTTCGACCTGATTACCACCCACACGCAGATTGA
- the Tyler gene encoding solute carrier family 25 protein Shawn isoform X1, whose amino-acid sequence MPPQLDCQNVSADEEDRKRLEYKEMDPLRLTTLILSADPRYRIKPMQQVVSALIGGLITTFVVTPLEVVKTRVQTQHAIRQRPTVSKLCYVFHNGLMTHVCRSSDICFPKPGRDPRDLRPLRGSMDAFVKIVCTSGLSGLWAGLSPTLVSALPSTIIYFVTYEYLKNSLSQIYLDSQLPKLEESGAVDQVPGGDGGDPLDMATRSRNVSATAPVSNVPLPYYVPMASGICSRTIVVTAITPIEMVRIKMQSEYMTYSELWRVLRSLIRQHGMMGLWRGWPPTVMRDAPFSGTYWAAYEAMKRAFGVAEPSFLFSFFTGAVSGAVATFVTMPFDLITTHTQIELGQDVLYEEGGPRAQPSAITKPSMFSRLRHIHRQQGVRGLYVGVVPRMLRVVPACAIMISTFEYSKSFFFHYNLDLQEAAYRSSQ is encoded by the exons atgccGCCGCAGCTGGATTGCCAAAATGTAAGTGCCGACGAGGAGGACAGGAAACGATTGGAGTACAAGGAGATGGATCCGCTGCGGCTGACAACACTGATCCTGAGCGCGGATCCGCGGTACCGCATCAAGCCAATGCAACAGGTGGTGTCCGCACTCATCGGCGGTCTCATCACGACGTTTGTGG TGACGCCACTGGAGGTGGTGAAGACCCGGGTGCAGACCCAGCACGCGATCCGCCAGCGACCGACTGTCTCCAAGCTCTGCTACGTCTTCCACAACGGCCTGATGACCCACGTGTGCCGCTCCAGCGACATTTGCTTCCCGAAACCGGGCCGGGACCCCCGAGATCTTCGACCCCTGCGCGGCTCCATG GACGCGTTTGTCAAGATTGTTTGCACCAGCGGTCTCAGCGGCCTGTGGGCAGGCCTCAGTCCCACTTTAGTTTCAGCCCTGCCATCCACGATCATCTACTTTGTGACCTATGAGTACCTCAAGAACTCCCTGTCCCAGATCTACTTGGATTCGCAATTGCCCAAGCTTGAGGAATCCGGCGCGGTGGACCAAGTGCCCGGCGGGGATGGTGGGGATCCCCTAGACATGGCCACCAGGAGTCGAAATGTAAGCGCCACAGCGCCGGTGTCCAATGTACCGCTTCCATATTATGTGCCCATGGCCTCGGGCATCTGCTCGCGCACCATTGTGGTCACAGCCATCACGCCCATCGAGATGGTGCGCATCAAGATGCAGTCGGAGTACATGACCTACTCGGAGCTGTGGCGCGTGCTGCGCTCGCTGATCCGCCAGCACGGGATGATGGGTCTGTGGCGGGGCTGGCCGCCCACCGTTATGCGGGACGCCCCCTTCTCTGGCACCTACTGGGCGGCCTACGAGGCGATGAAGCGGGCCTTCGGCGTGGCGGAGCCCTCTTTCCTCTTTAGCTTCTTCACGGGCGCCGTCTCCGGAGCG GTGGCCACCTTTGTGACAATGCCCTTCGACCTGATTACCACCCACACGCAGATTGAGCTGGGTCAGGACGTGCTCTACGAGGAGGGAGGGCCAAGGGCACAGCCCAGTGCCATCACCAAGCCCTCGATGTTCTCACGGCTGCGCCACATCCACCGGCAGCAGGGTGTGCGGGGCCTCTACGTCGGCGTTGTGCCGCGCATGCTCCGTGTGGTGCCCGCCTGCGCCATCATGATCTCCACCTTCGAGTACAGCAAGTCGTTTTTCTTTCACTACAATCTGGATCTCCAGGAGGCGG CTTACCGGAGCTCCCAGTGA